In Blastococcus saxobsidens DD2, the genomic stretch GACCTGCGGCAGAACTCGGCGGTGCACGAGGAGGTGGTCGCGGAGCTGCTCGCCTGGGCGGGGGTGTGCGAGGACTACGCGGCACTGGACGAGGTGGCCCGGGTCGAGCTGCTGGCCGGGGAGCTGACGCTGCGCCGTCCGCTGGTGCGGCCCGACGCCCAGCTCTCCGAGGGCGCCCGGAAGGAGCTCGACGTCCTGCTCGCCGCCGCCGGCCAGGTGGCCCTGCTGGGGCCGCGGACCATCCCGAACTACGTGGTCAGCATGTGCGAGTCGGTGAGCGACGTGCTCGAGGTCGCCGTCCTGCTCAAGGAGGTCGGCCTGCTCGACCCGGGCGGCGTGGACGGCCCCACGTGCCCGGTCGGCATCTCGCCGCTGTTCGAGACGATCGGCGACCTCCAGGCTGCTGCGAGCACCCTCGGTGCGGTGCTCGACCAGCCGCTGTACCGGTCGCTGCTCGGGAACCGGGGCGACGTCCAGGAGGTCATGCTCGGCTACTCCGACAGCAACAAGGACGGCGGCTACCTGGCCGCCAACTGGGCGCTGTACCGGGCCGAGCTCGACCTGGTGGAGGTGGCCCGCCGGGAGGGCATCCGGCTGCGGCTGTTCCACGGTCGCGGCGGCACCGTCGGTCGCGGCGGTGGTCCCAGCTACGAGGCGGTCCGGGCCCAGCCGCCCGGCGCGGTGGCCGGGGCGCTGCGGATCACCGAGCAGGGCGAGGTGATCGCGGCCAAGTACGCCGATCCCGATCTCGCCCGCCGCAACCTGGAGGCGCTGGTCGCCGCCACCCTGGAGTCGACGCTGCTGGACGTCGAGGGGCTGGGGCAGGACGCCGACGAGGCCTACGCGCTGCTCGACGACCTCGCCGCCCGCGCGCAGCTGGCCTACCGGGAGCTGGTCCACGAGACGCCCGGGTTCGTCGAGTGGTTCCGGGCGGCCACCCCGATCGGGGAGCTGGCCGAGCTCAACATCGGCAGCCGGCCACCCTCCCGCAAGGCCGGCGACTCGATCGCCGACCTGCGGGCGATCCCGTGGGTGTTCAGCTGGTCGCAGACCCGGATCATGCTGCCCGGCTGGTACGGCACCGGATCGGCGCTGGAGTCGTTCGTCGACGGATCGCCCGAACGGCTGGAGCGGCTCCGGGACCTGCACCGGCGCTGGCCGTTCTTCCGCACGATCCTGTCCAACATGGGCATGGTGCTGGCCAAGACCGACCTGGGCCTGGCCGCCCGGTACGCCGGGCTGGTGCCCGACGAGGAGCTGCGCGCCCGCGTGTTCGACCGGATCCGCGAGGAGCACGAGCGCACCTGCCGGATGACGCGGGCGATCACCGGTGAGGATGACCTGCTGGCCGACAACCCCTCGCTGGCCCGCTCGATCCGGAACCGGTTCCCGTACCTGGAGCCGCTGCACCACCTGCAGGTCGAGATGCTGCGGCGCCGTCGCAGTGCCGTCTCTGGCGAGGACCCCGACGACGAGCTGACCAGCCGGAACATCCAGCTCACCATCAACGGCATCGCGACCGCACTGCGCAACAGTGGCTGAACGCTGGTTCCTGCGGCGGCCGGCGCCCGAGGGGGAGCTGCGGGTGGCGGTCAGCGGGGCCGACGTGCGGGCGGCGGCGCTCACCCTCGGCCTGCAGCCGGCCGCGCTCGCCCCCGCCGTCCACGACCCCCGGCTGCGCGTGCTGCTGGGCGGGGGACAGGCGGCGCTGGTCCGGCGGCAGTGGCACTCCGACGGGTTCGCCGAGGCCGTCGTCCTGCGGCGTACCGGTGTGCC encodes the following:
- the ppc gene encoding phosphoenolpyruvate carboxylase, with protein sequence MSEATVDVADLRHHGSAGPGGRADDEPLREDIRLLGRILGEVIGEHAGPDVLELVESTRLEAFGVRRSEVDRVALAARLDGLDVRSANHIIRAFSHFSVLANLAEDIHHERRRRHHRRAGSPPQRGSLAATFELLDRAGLSEDTVARELAGALVCPVVTAHPTEVRRKTVFQVQRQIAELIRQRDRAGGGDVDDEWSARMSRSVLTLWQTALLRLSRLRLEDEIDEALRYYELSLFDVVPAINADLRRAVEERWPGAGVLRRPMLLPGSWIGGDRDGNPFVTADALRRATTRQAETALGHHLAELAELRSELSMSDRLITSTPELYALADASGDDSPFRADEPYRRALTGITARLAATALRVLGTVPGGRVAGPDVVAYAVPDELRADLDVVDASLRSHGAGALADDRLRRLREAVEVFGFHLCGLDLRQNSAVHEEVVAELLAWAGVCEDYAALDEVARVELLAGELTLRRPLVRPDAQLSEGARKELDVLLAAAGQVALLGPRTIPNYVVSMCESVSDVLEVAVLLKEVGLLDPGGVDGPTCPVGISPLFETIGDLQAAASTLGAVLDQPLYRSLLGNRGDVQEVMLGYSDSNKDGGYLAANWALYRAELDLVEVARREGIRLRLFHGRGGTVGRGGGPSYEAVRAQPPGAVAGALRITEQGEVIAAKYADPDLARRNLEALVAATLESTLLDVEGLGQDADEAYALLDDLAARAQLAYRELVHETPGFVEWFRAATPIGELAELNIGSRPPSRKAGDSIADLRAIPWVFSWSQTRIMLPGWYGTGSALESFVDGSPERLERLRDLHRRWPFFRTILSNMGMVLAKTDLGLAARYAGLVPDEELRARVFDRIREEHERTCRMTRAITGEDDLLADNPSLARSIRNRFPYLEPLHHLQVEMLRRRRSAVSGEDPDDELTSRNIQLTINGIATALRNSG